In Setaria italica strain Yugu1 chromosome IX, Setaria_italica_v2.0, whole genome shotgun sequence, the genomic stretch gtatactggtacaatgttggagatccattcggcataacggcattgccgaataaatttttcTTCGATTAGCCatgttatttcggcctttatgtccGGTacgattttaggattgcaccgtcgtgcaggctgttgatacggccgataccctggctttatgggtaaccgatgttcaacgatagatcggtctaatccgggcatctcatgatattcccaagcaaagcaatccttaaattctcttaacaaacttgtcagtttacatttgtattccggatctaaatttgcactaatatatgtcggccttggtatggtgccatcgcctaagtctatcatttctaatgaatcggccgacatgAACCcatgtcccagcttcccatcttctcgggcgaactgatccatttaatctgagtcctaggagccgactgctcggatcggctgtaggccaaaatcggacaccttcaagaagtcagtatcccatactctcccggatatgcacttgacggtttcgcagctccactgctgcgtgtcggttGCCGtgatgctgtacgcggaatcggcggtgaccacctcgatgttgtcaccgacccactgtacgaggcattgatgcattgtagatgggatacagcaatttgcatgtatccagtctcggccgagtagcatgttgtaggaccccttgccattaataataaagaaagtagtaggaaggatcttactgccgatggtgaggtcgacgcagagagcgccgcgagcgggggatacattgccctcgaagtccttgagcatcatgtctgtcttggtcaggtcatcatcgctcttccttagcttccggaacatggcgtacggcatgatgttgactgcagcccctccgtctaccagtaatctagtgatgggtcggccgttgacatgccctttaagaaacaacgctttcaggtgttgccgtttgtcttcttcgggcttctcgaatgtggctgtcattggctccaaaaccaattgcgccatctgctcttccattgccaacatgtcctgtcggtcggcaggagtcatgaattccatcggcagtatgaagaccatgtcgatgtcggctgccgatttgtcgcctgccgattcgtcgcctcttctgtcgtttcttttggggtgccatacctgagacctgcctttcTTCTCgtccgtcgtgtactgttgctcttcttcctgctgttcccactggcggagacattggattcttcatttttgagacttggtcaatccatcggggcaccacctggggttcaccggtttggttcgtggcctggcccgttcccattctggttcgcgtcctaaagggttctcatctgacacccgagcatcggccatctcctcaAGTCGTCTGTGGACGCTGACTctattttctggccggtcatgtcgatcaaatctgccccccggcccatcattgtgcctgccttccgaccggtcataccggtcacttctgccccccagccgatcacgtactggagggcgccggtcgtcttggtcgcgccagttcctgctgatcggctctggtctcccATCTCTAGAGGGAGACctgctgaacggccgattgttacgatacgggccgttgcactccgggcaattatcggccgaaggcaacctgaggttgctttcccaacagtggatgatgaacgggcatcgccagtgatcttcatgtcgccgcattgcttcttcccgggatcttgagcgttcatgttgccgctgatatttgttgagcaggaattgggaagtgatgcgtggttctcctgatacatcgtcatcgtcctccatccgccgtttccccttgacgtcttcaagcgccgcttgatttctggggtctacggcgccgctctttttagccgattcggatgtcagcaccttggtttggagcgaattctttcccgtgtcaaccatgttagtggggaaggggtgctggtcgatcttcatcggcttggctggttttattggcacttcaaatttgagtctgccctgcttaatggccgactgtatctgctgccggaagattttgcattcattcgtgtcatgggaggtagcgttgtgccacttgcaatacttcatcttcttcagctgttcggcagaaggaatcgtatggtacggcgagagcttgatctgtccttcctagaggaggaggtcgaagattttatcggcctttgatgtgtcaaatccgaacgtttccggttccttcttgccgaacggatatgatatcggcttcttcccttttatccattccgcaaggccgatttctgtgtcttcttcggtttctacctcttctaagtatgccaccttcttttgaaaattcctccgtggatcgaaagaacgtacttcttgaccagacaatcggtggacgatttggctcaagctctcaaactcctgtgaggcgtatttttctttgatgtgaggtaggagaccttggaaggctatatcggccaactgtgcatcagtcagggccagggagtagcacttatttctgatttccctgaatctctgtacatatgaggatatcgactcgtcgcttctctgcctgaggctggtcaaatcggacagcttcatctcatgtaccccgacgtagaagtatttatgaaattgcctctccagatcggctcatgtaattatcgagttgggcggtaaggtgGTAAACCACTGGAAGGCTGACGCAGACAGGGAAGACGAGAAAagtcgcacccgtagagcatcctgcgccgctgcttctctgcattggatgatgaatctcttcacgtgttccacggttgaggtgtcgtccagtcccgaaaacttggtgaactcaggaactttataccgatgaggAAACGGCAGCAAGTCATACGtaggcgggtacggtgtcctgtatgtgtaggtctgcaccttcggtttcaagccgaattgttcctgaatcacctctggtATATTGGCGGCGAGATGACTTGGTGTTGAGTGAAAgcatgtggcatttgatgtgtcatagccggctgcgtattcagggtcggctgtttgaatgagccgctTGTTTCGTCATATAGTATGAGCGGCGCGACACCCCGGAGTACTTCCGTTGATTCTGCTGctctgctcatctctggtgcgatgGGCTGGTActgcggcatggttggtcgagtggccgcctggaaagacgcGTGGAATTGGGGGCTTCCCTGGTTGGCCGGTTGATCCTGGAtggccgtcactgatggtgccccccaaggcgctggattaaccggaggaagctgcgcagaggacaactgaatgggacatggctggaggtgttgcgtgccattaaaccccatagagatcgatgatgaggaagcgccagaacccccaactggaaattggatcggctgagaagccgaataaggtaTATTCCTGCTCGAAGccgtaatcggcggagcatatgccggcccctggtacccttgagatacaccgctagccaaggagctgatgacggcattgtataccgtattagaaagcaccgggaattgatcgatgaaagcttgatagacggattgctggaccatctcggacatcttgtccgagtcctcggtgattgtgatctggcggggagttggaaacggagcctttttgatagtctccccgctcctggtgcgactgaaggactgcagacatgtcttccggtagtatgccgtctccctctctagttcttccttctggtcatccctgagatctgcctctgtcacttcgatgacgttatcttcggagacttcagcagctttcaacatggtggcggttgtattgtcccactgggcgtgccaaaagtgtgttttcgctagaaatcactgatcgaattcccagcgtcggacacacgacccgggagaatctgcttagctcctgttcgggtgatcgccctggtgcggttcgcacggcgtgccagccaatctgacctgttgattggcaaggaaataaatgtgtcagttcccagaggttgcgatcggctaaggttccgatcttgagaaagcttatcagcgaatcggctaaTTTGtagtaataaggaaatcggctatgatgcaaccgattaccaggcaacgtttataaagaaaactactagagtaatctaaacaacgctacggtagcaacactaggaacagatctaatcggctatgcatgaaataggtagattaaacagcaaaatacaagaaaagccgaaaatactgattcctagctggataactggtgataaaactagaacaacacgTAAAAtgtagaattctagtaaatatcgatatctgatgaataaatctaaacgaaatgacagcgatgcgcccgaagttaaagcttagaatttactcgataaacggaacttacaagatcggccggaggtcaagttgatgcagccccgccaacccgtacgaactcgtgaaaaaggagaaaaagtgttggcgaagtcgcttgcttgaaagtaagtacgaggaaatagtagtttgttgtattgagttgatgatgattacagatctacaagggtggctatttatagccccgtacaaacgacttcttatccgactagaactctatccctaaatttaaacagaaaacgaatatttacaagtacgattcgtactattttcacgtgcttcatgggctgatccttcttcatcttcataatcctctttaagcccacaccggcccaactactccaacctcccaatcggccgatcacctctttggcaaggggtaactgatcaggacccacatgtcgagggctcagactcactCTGACCTTGaaaactaaggtcggacgaggtggagatcctcctttggagggtcgggcgtgtccgatcccaaacctcaggggtcgggcgaggcggagatcctcccttggagggtcgggcgcgtctgaccccaaacctcaggggtcgggcgaggcggagatcatcccttggagggtcgggcgcatccgatcccgaacctcaggggtcgggcgaggcggaactccaaggatcaatcgaccgatcctcgactgtagcatcaattggtcGATCCTTGACCgtagcaccaatcaaccgatccttgactgtagcaccagtCAGCTGATTTCCAatcatcgcccttgtatctcgccgcatcttcgaatctcgccgattttactcgtgtcaaaatcagGCGTCAACAGTTTCCTCATAAGAGGATGAACGGCCCCAAGTGTTGCGTACACCCCTTGACTGGACAAGCCATCGCACAACCTATgagcccctcttgcccttttggtaAGACTATCataaactagagtttctaatcaattagccaagaccagagcctattggtcttatggttgtactattttcgtGGGTTGTCACTCCGTGTTCCAATTAAGGCATGTGAGTGGTTGCAATTAACAAAGGTACATGACATAAAATAAATTAGGTTCATCACTGTTCGTTACTTCCCACCATAAACCAAGTATAGCAACTAGCATAACTACCCAACAATAAAGTAAAACCCAGGTCAACAAGGAATAAAAAGGAAACTAGATCATTAATTAGGACCCATAAAATTAACTAGGACTCAAGCGTGCATAGCATATGTTTGATCATATGTAAATGTTGTATAGGACAGAATGTGATCAAGGGCACAACTTGCCTTCCTTAAAGTCCTGTTGCTATTCAGAGTCTTCAAAGTCTTCTTCTTGAGATTTCTCAAGATGCGCTCCTTCTAGCGTCACACAATCATCCAAAGCAACTAAACAAGcaaacaatacaccaaacaaTAAAAACATTCTAAAACAACACTTTAAAACTATCATACATGTTGTAAGGATCGCATAAGTGCGGGATTCactagaatcggagctaaaaatAGAAATGATATGAGATAAACATGGTTTAAAGGACCTATATGTAAATAAAGGTCAACTATAGGGCAAGCAAAGGATGTTTCTGAGACACACTGAATAGTGCCTGTGAATAAGATATATGGCAAGGTTAGATCTATAAAAAGTTAAGGCTTGGATTATATTGATAGAAAACTAATCTATTCAGGGGTCTGGATGAAAAAGAAACAAGACACAAGGAACTGCTAAGGATTATAAGGTTTGTTAGGGACCTAAATGAAAAAGGCTTGTAGCTTCTTCATCCCTTGGTCGATGATGGGTCTGGTCAGACGAATCGTTGACACTCCGGTGGGCGATGGATGACAACGAGGTCAAGGAGCAAAGAAGGAGGACAAGGGGATCCCTTGGAGCTCCTCACCTACGATAGAGGTGGACGGGGTGGCCAGAATTTTGGCTGGCGGCGGAGAATGAGAGCAACGGTGCATGGGTCTTTGTGGGCGGTGGTGCTCTGGTGACGAGATGGCGATGAGGAACTGTGAAACGAGCTTGGCTCGACAAGGGGAAACTGCAGGTGGCGTTGGCTTTGCTCCGAGGGGCTTCTGGCTGGCGAACCGGCGACGAAGGCTGGAGGTGGCGCTTGGCTTCGACTGCTCCGTAGGCGGTGGCGTTGCGCGAGCAAGGGCGAGGTGCGGCGTAAGAGCGAGCGGGGGTAGCAGGGTGAGCAGTGGAGGACGCGTCGACCTTTATACGGCAACGGGGCGCGCCCTGGCGTGGCGCGCACGCTGAGGGAAAGGCCAGCCATGGGCCTGGCGGCACCTAATGGGCCCCAGTGGGCCGGATTGGGTTGAGCCCACGGTTTGGCCTAGTAGGATAGGATtagatttattttattttcagaaatgatttctcgtgaaagaaaatccaaaaaaatTCTAGATGATTCATTTAAACCacaaaaatactctgaaaatcccAAACGTTCTAGGAAAATTCTTAGAAATAGATTGGGACATggggaatccaaataaaatacttagaACCCGTAAAAAAGAAtctagagccttctaataaatagatttagctctaggaaaaggagaatgaATTCCAGAAAATTTCAGAAAATTTCTTAGAGAACCTAGCAGTCCTAAGAATGCATTTTTAAACTTTTTCACACTCAAGGAATAAGAAATGCAACCAGCATGATTGCAACACACTTAAACTATGGTTGATTAAGTTAATTTTAGAAATAGATtttaatgcctaataaattcacaAAGAAACCTTAAGGCCTTAAACGAACTCAAACAAATTCTAGAGAAATTCTAATTGATTTTTATTAACTTGCAAAtgatgaaaattagggtgttacaggGTTCGTCTTCCGTTCTTGTAGCGGATGCTCTTGTAGAGGACTCCAGTCTAAAACAGATAGTGTGCAATGCTAGAGTAGACGTGGTGCCTAAGCTAGAGGTTACCTTTGTTTGCTACCTTTCCCCACGGTCTGCGAGGTAGGCGCCAGGTGGTGACAAGCCTATCATCCCTTGTATCCCTGCACGTTCGGGTTCGGTGTTGAGCTAATAGCCGGAGGCACTTGGCATACCAGGTGTAAACCGGTGCCCGAAGCAAGCATGTAATAGCTAAGCTTATCCTTCCATGATCTCTATCCTTAGACAAACTCGCTACCCAGGTCATTCTACCTCTTGTTGTTTTTGAGTTGAACTAGCTAGAAGACCTTTGCACTCCCGTTCCCTGAGAAAATatgataccctgaatactctccgggtgaagtgctacaacggtatatttGTGCATTTGTGGATTTATTCATgaacgttaagaaataccaacaataATTATTGATGGAATGAATATAGTTAAAAAGAAATAAACATATCTTATGTTGTAGTCTTATTAGAGTTTGAAAATATTTTGGGTCATTAAGTTATTCAActgaaggaaagaaaaagtCAAAGTTAATTTATTTAACACTTAGCTGTCCTAATAGGGATAGAGGGATAATACATAGGTTACTTTGAAATTATGTTTTTTAAAATATGTAGCACTTGGCCTTCTACATGCAAGTAAAATGGAACCTTTACACCTTATACAGTTTGCATGCCATGTGTCACGACATTCAAAGTTTTAATGCTATTTTATTGAGATGCTTACAAGAGCCCTAAGTGGGATATAGGGATAATACATAGCCTactttgaaattaaaattttcaaaatatGTAGCACTTGGACATGTACATGTTGCTAAAATGGAATGTTCGCACCATATATATCGTGTTTGTCAATTTTTGTAAATGTAAAGTTCAATTACTATTTTATTTAGCTGGTCCAAAGTGGGTAAATTAAATTGAACTTGTCAAGCCATGCAAAATGGCGCAACATGCATTGGCGTGACAAGAGAAGTCTAGTATCATCTTGCCGTGCCAGCATGGAAGGCTTGTCACACCGGTGCATGTGGCATGACAATGTTATTTTATCGCACAACTCGGGCCAGCGTGACTGAAAGGATCACGAGATGGAAATATTAGTCTGTagggttatttttaaaatattatttaaaaaaggttaaaattaaaaaaaaaatcacctatATATGAGACAACACCACCAAGGAAAACAAGAGTCTATCACCTTCTAGTCATAGTTCTAGCAAAAAAGCAAGaacatcatgcatctcatccaaagtaatcattaaactactacctcctaTCAACCTCCCAAAAATCCCCATCTTACATGAAAGCAAACCCTATCATGATCCCTCCGTAGTAGGTAGTTTAATGGTATGACCATAGGTGAACATGTCTAAGCATCATTAAAggtcaacatactagatctaatctcCATGATTACATAAGGCATGTTATGCAGTCTAAACTAGCATTAGACTAAGCAACAAGCATATTCATAATAGATAGAAAAGCACACGAGTCACTAATAGATCGGATGATGTGAAGAATATTGCTCACACAATATgtattagatcatcacctctgaGTACATACCATCGACGATCTACTATGGCTCCTAAACTCCGCCATGGCACAACCACGCAAGGTGCCCATGGTGACTAGGGTTTTGCCTAAGGCATCTCCTAGACAAATttgaagacttgcagcggcctTCAGCTCTATATGGTCTATGTCTCGCTGTTTCGCCAACTTCTGATGGATGGATACGCATGCCGATGGAGAATGGAGGTATTTGTAGTCTAGAGGTGCCTTGGGACAAAACGCACCTTGAATGGAACTAGAAAAGGGTGAGGCCGATCAGCTTGGGCCTCTTGGGTCGATCGGACCCCCTTATGGACCTCACATGTCTGATACTTTCATCCAAAAGTTGTAGATTTTTTTGAGACATGCAGTTTTGACACCAAATTCGCTGCAATCGGAATTCgaatgagggagatatggcctGTACAAGATTTTCTGCTTCTGCCGGACTTTTGACCTTCCAATCCTTAGCTTCCTTCAGCTTTGACCATGAGATGTACTTGCCAAATCACAACATACTTTGCTCCTAAGTCATCTGGAATGATGGTTCAGTGTACGTGGATGCATTAGAAGCGTGAAGcgggccaggccgatcgacctatTGGCCTTGGGTCGATCAGCCCAACCTTTCTTGGGCTTTGCTGGTGCTAATCTTCCTCGAGTAGGCTCTTGTGTTATCCAAAGTACAAGCCCAAATCAAGCCCATACAAAAGTCGCCTGTTTATGTAGTATTTCATGCCATTTTGCAATATAGTTCAAAATACAACATATATGcaaatatggggttatttcaggtaccAAGTGACtggttagtataagatttagggcaaaaacaccacttaaatagcactaaaagggTGGCAATAACGAGCTCCAACACAATACAATTATTTGCACACCTTAGAAAAAGACTATCTATAGATTTTTACTGTCATTTGGATGCCAtagaatttttctaagtctTTCTATTTCTTCTCATTTTTATGGCATTATAATTCATCCTTGGGATCTATAAAATACCTACAAAGGTATATCTTGCAAAACCATTAGTTCCaataactatgttgtcattaatcaccaaaattatTATCACCTAGCTAGGCCATTTTCCTTACAGTGGgagatgaaaaaaaagagagcaaaacTCCTAGTTACGCCTCAAATTTGGGGGCAATTCTATATATATGCAATTGTCTCATAAGAACTATGCACCCCAACTCATTGTAGTAAAATAAGACGATGGCTCAGACTGCATGTAAGGGACTAGGACTCTGCACTCACATTAACAAATCCGACTTATTCCTGGCAATTAATTAAAATCTACACTGTGAACACTGCTCAAGACTGAGCATGGGGATCGGAACCTTCTCCCTCATCTCTCTTCAACCACACGGCGAGCTCCTCTTCAAACCTCTCCATCATCGCACCTGGCAAAACCATCGACACCGCAACACCTTCCTCACCATCAGCATTCTTGCACCTCATGTGGAAACTAGCTACCGTcggcgccaccacgccgccagcGACCCACTCACCCCACCCGAAGTCCAACCCATCGCCGCCGAGGTGGGTCACATCGGACACGACGTACACCCCATTGAAGACCAGCCGGCGCCCGCGCATCGACGCCACCAAATCCACCATTGACCTTGCATACTCCGGCGTTAGAAGACTCCTCTTGCCCCCACACACGAGCTCGATTGTTCGCCCAAGCTGGCCGCCGCATAGCCTGCCGACGGACACCTCAAGAACGCAGTAGAGGTCAGCGTTGCCATAGTAGCCTTCCGGGACGTGCAGGAGGTCGCGAGCATTGCAAGGGAAGCAGATGTACACGTTCCGACGCGGCTCGTAGCCCAGCGCCGCGGTGCGGCACCGCCAGGTGACGGCGGTGAGCACCTCGAAGTCCGTGCAGCTCCGACGGAGGTGGGCGGTGACGTGGCTTCGCAGCCTGGCGATCTCTCCCGGCCCGAAGTGGAAGAGGCGGTGGACCAAGGAGTCGAACGGCGTGGAGTACAGCACGTCGTCGATGCCTGACCCCTCGACCAGCGGCTTGAAGACCGGGCTGGCACAGGCGATGCTTGCCGGGACACGTGCCGTGAGGAGCTCACGTTCCCACACGGGGAGGATGAGAGGGACTGTCTCACCGCGTGCGAGATCAGCGATGGCTCTGATGAATTGGTTCCAGCCGAAGCCGTCAGCAATGCAACGGATCATGTGGAGACCGACAGCAAAACCTCCACATCTGAACCGTGTCACCTCCACATAAATTCACGTCCTGAGCATACAGCAACTCGTATAAAATTTACGAATGTATCCAGATCTGAACACAGTGTTTGCTGTCACTGTCATCCATAACATTTACCTTCAAACGGCAAAAACCCccaaaagggaaagaaaagagTTGTTACCTGCATAAAGAACAATGGCTTGCCTAGAACAACTCTAGGATCTCCCACGTCGCTGCAGAGGAGCTCACCGACACATGGGAACGGTGGCACGAGTGGCTCGCCGAGCTCTGCGAGacgcacctccgcctccgcctcgacgAACACCACCCCTTCCTCCGTGCAGTCCACCACCAGCTTGCCGCTGGGAAGCTCCCGCAGCCGGCCGGCCAACGGGTAGTAGTGCACTAGGGCCTCGGCGAGGGCCACCCGCATGGCCTTCGCGGTGTCCTCCGGCATGGCACCGGCGCTAAGGAAGAAGCTAACGACGGGGGTGTACTCGTGGTGGTTGCGGAGGTCGTCCAGGTCGGAGAGGTGCTTGATCTCGTGGGGCGTGGGACGTGATGACGTAACAAGCTCGGGCTTGCTCCGGCGTGTCACGAAGGTCGCCATGATCGTGGCGTGGAGAATGAGGTCGTCGTGTATTAGGGCTGCAGCGGTGTGTATATAAAGAGAATTGCAACATCTATACAAATTAAGGACACTAGTGTAACTTTGCTTACTCTAGTCGCTGCATCCCACCGGTTCTCCATTGCTAGTCATACTCTTGAGGTTTCTGTTGTAATTCCCTGATGGTTCCGattaacgtgggaatttctagaGAGTCTGTGATTAGTATCGGtatagatagatagatggaTTTCTGCCTATTTACTGCTAGTATGTAGAGATGTAATTGAGAATCTAATTGTAGTTTTGAATGAGTCCTTTGGTTCAGTTTAATCTAACTTTCACATTGAAATATGGATTAGTTCAATAAATGTATTATAAGTCGACCTAGTTATCCAGAGAAATCAAAACTTTTATCATAACAGTATGTACGGGTATGTAGTGCATCTTATCAGGTCATATCGCTCCATGGAATATTTACTGTAAGAAAACTATATGGTGGTGGGATTGTAGGCGCCTAGTCTTGTTTATTTGCAGCAAAGTTTTCTCAAAGCACGTAAACAAAAACATGCAAATGCCAaatcaagaaaaaaatgataatTGGATTTTTAAGCTGCTATAGGGCTATATTAAGGATTTTGAAAAACATTTTTTATGTTTTGGAGAAAACATGGAGGAAATCTGCCTGGAGTTACTGCAATTCATTTGAACTTGTCTATCAACTCATGCTCCTGCATGGGCCAGTAATTTTAAGACAGAAGTTTTAGAAATTCATGTATAAATATGAGGCACATAGCTAATCAAAATTGTTCATATTTGTTCTCTCCGTTTTATTTATATTCTGCATGGGCCATTATAAGAAGGATGATATGAACTAATTTTTACGTCTCTGCAAATATTTCAGATTCAATACACATTGTAATCACGACATATTTGAATAGATGCAAATTTGTTATTTAATCCCTCTGGCATATGGTTTACTATAACCATAACATTTTTGCATCAACCTATATATTGTGCGAAAGGTGAACTGCCTACGCTAACGTACTGGCCAAAATAATTCAAAGATGTGTACAAATACGTGTTATTACATATGTTTATTTTCAAGAAGAATTCATCAGAAGTCAGAACCTATGAGGTCTAGAGCAGAAATTTTCTCCTCGTACGGAATGTACAGAAGTgtatattttaaatattatgtTGGACTTACGGAATGAGGCATTGGTATCCCTTATTCAGAAGAAGCAATCATTAATTTGCATGCCCACGTGAATAATGACAAGTTTTTTGTGCAAAATACATGTCCTCTTTGTACAGAAATATATGTACTGGCCTTTGTTGAAAAAGacaacatttttttcttccacCAAAATGTACTAGATCAGCTtttcaaaggaaaagaaatatGTATCCAGCAAGTCGGAGATGAATTACAGAAACCAATTTATCCGGTTTCTACATACGTAGTACGAGTACTGCTCACggggcattttttttttcttgctgttCTATCTTTCACAACAAGGTTTTGTTGCGCTGCAAAATCTAATTTGATACAAAAATCTTGACCAAAATTCCAgtaaattttgtttttttggttCTTTACCGTTACTCCTATATATGCGACAGCACCATACATGTATATAGAAAtattttttggaaaagctgcaCAATGTTTTATTGCATTTTTTTCATGCTCTGTATATATGTGCTCCAATGCTCCAACTAAGCAGTGGGCAACACCATCGTCCAAAGCTCACATCCCATCTAACACAAACCATGGTCACCTTCACTGCACATCGGGGCAAGCCTGAGCTGGTGACGCCGGCACGGGTGACACCAAGCGAGACGAAGACCCTGTCGGACATGGACGACCACTATGGTCACCGTGTCTACATCCCCT encodes the following:
- the LOC101767711 gene encoding acyl transferase 1, which codes for MATFVTRRSKPELVTSSRPTPHEIKHLSDLDDLRNHHEYTPVVSFFLSAGAMPEDTAKAMRVALAEALVHYYPLAGRLRELPSGKLVVDCTEEGVVFVEAEAEVRLAELGEPLVPPFPCVGELLCSDVGDPRVVLGKPLFFMQVTRFRCGGFAVGLHMIRCIADGFGWNQFIRAIADLARGETVPLILPVWERELLTARVPASIACASPVFKPLVEGSGIDDVLYSTPFDSLVHRLFHFGPGEIARLRSHVTAHLRRSCTDFEVLTAVTWRCRTAALGYEPRRNVYICFPCNARDLLHVPEGYYGNADLYCVLEVSVGRLCGGQLGRTIELVCGGKRSLLTPEYARSMVDLVASMRGRRLVFNGVYVVSDVTHLGGDGLDFGWGEWVAGGVVAPTVASFHMRCKNADGEEGVAVSMVLPGAMMERFEEELAVWLKRDEGEGSDPHAQS